In Streptomyces sp. RFCAC02, the following proteins share a genomic window:
- the ruvB gene encoding Holliday junction branch migration DNA helicase RuvB, whose translation MTRDEYATEGGDRLVGPAPDGDDLAVEAALRPKDLGEFIGQRRVREQLDLVLRAALARGGTADHVLLSGAPGLGKTTLSMIIAAEMNAPIRISSGPAIQHAGDLAAILSSLTEGEVLFLDEIHRMSRPAEEMLYMAMEDFRVDVVVGKGPGATAIPLELPPFTLVGATTRAGLLPPPLRDRFGFTGHMEFYATDELERVVRRSARLLDVEITADGAAEIAGRSRGTPRIANRLLRRVRDYAQVRADGVITRETAAGALAVYEVDGRGLDRLDRAVLHALLHLFGGGPVGLSTLAVAVGEERETVEEVAEPFLVREGLLARTPRGRVATPAAWRHLGIEPPAPGGAGTAAGGGQQGLFGA comes from the coding sequence GTGACCCGGGACGAGTACGCGACCGAGGGCGGCGACCGGCTGGTCGGCCCGGCGCCCGACGGCGACGACCTCGCCGTCGAGGCCGCCCTGCGGCCGAAGGACCTGGGCGAGTTCATCGGCCAGCGGCGCGTACGCGAACAACTGGACCTCGTCCTGCGCGCGGCCCTGGCCCGCGGCGGCACCGCCGACCACGTCCTGCTCTCCGGCGCGCCGGGGCTCGGCAAGACGACCCTTTCCATGATCATCGCCGCCGAGATGAACGCGCCCATCCGCATCTCGTCGGGGCCCGCCATCCAGCACGCGGGCGACCTCGCCGCGATCCTCTCCTCGCTCACCGAGGGCGAGGTCCTCTTCCTGGACGAGATCCACCGCATGTCGCGTCCCGCCGAGGAGATGCTGTACATGGCGATGGAGGACTTCCGCGTGGACGTGGTCGTCGGAAAGGGGCCGGGCGCGACGGCCATCCCGCTGGAACTGCCGCCGTTCACCCTCGTCGGCGCCACCACCAGGGCCGGCCTCCTGCCGCCGCCGCTGCGCGACCGCTTCGGATTCACCGGCCACATGGAGTTCTACGCGACCGACGAACTGGAGCGGGTCGTCCGGCGTTCCGCGCGGCTGCTCGACGTCGAGATCACCGCCGACGGCGCGGCCGAGATCGCCGGCCGCTCCCGCGGCACCCCGCGCATCGCCAACCGCCTGCTGCGCCGTGTGCGGGACTACGCCCAGGTCCGGGCGGACGGTGTGATCACGCGGGAGACGGCGGCCGGCGCGCTCGCCGTCTACGAGGTGGACGGCCGCGGCCTCGACCGCCTCGACCGCGCCGTCCTGCACGCGCTGCTCCACCTGTTCGGCGGCGGTCCGGTGGGCCTGTCCACCCTCGCCGTGGCGGTGGGGGAGGAGCGGGAGACGGTCGAGGAGGTCGCCGAGCCGTTCCTCGTGCGCGAGGGGCTGCTCGCGCGCACGCCCCGCGGACGGGTGGCGACCCCGGCGGCCTGGCGGCACCTCGGCATCGAGCCGCCGGCGCCCGGCGGCGCGGGCACCGCGGCCGGTGGCGGGCAGCAGGGGCTTTTCGGCGCGTGA